The Desulfosporosinus acidiphilus SJ4 genome has a window encoding:
- the gatC gene encoding Asp-tRNA(Asn)/Glu-tRNA(Gln) amidotransferase subunit GatC, which translates to MAISREDVIYVAGLARLELNEQEIQEYTVQLNSILDYAAMLERLDTEDVVPTAHAVPLHNVLREDEVKGSIKHEKALRNAPDAEEGFFRVPRISLT; encoded by the coding sequence ATGGCAATTTCACGTGAAGACGTTATATATGTCGCCGGATTGGCACGTTTAGAGTTAAACGAACAAGAAATTCAAGAATATACTGTGCAGCTGAACTCGATTCTTGATTACGCCGCAATGTTGGAACGTTTGGATACTGAAGATGTTGTGCCTACGGCTCATGCTGTTCCCTTGCATAATGTGCTGCGGGAGGATGAGGTAAAAGGTTCCATTAAGCACGAAAAGGCCTTAAGAAATGCCCCGGATGCGGAAGAAGGATTTTTCAGGGTTCCGAGAATTAGTCTCACATAG
- the gatA gene encoding Asp-tRNA(Asn)/Glu-tRNA(Gln) amidotransferase subunit GatA → MIFEKSVSELHELLVHKEVSATELTNAYIERIHNLDKDLQAYLTVLEKEAQAQASEIDRKIAQGGELGALEGIPMAMKDNMCTEGIRTSCASKILKEFYPPYDATVTTRLKDAGSILLGKLNMDEFAMGSSTENSAYLKTRNPWKLECVPGGSSGGSAVSVAADLAAFSLGSDTGGSIRQPAAFCGVVGLKPTYGAVSRFGLIAYASSLDQIGPLTKTVRDNALVMNAIAGYDSQDSTSVRYDKPDYTKFLLNDIKGLKIGIPREYFGEGIEPEVAKGIQESIETLRNLGAEVSECSLPHTEYAIPAYYLIATAEASSNLARYDGVRYGYRAQAEDVLGMFRKTRAEGFGQEVKRRIMLGTYALSSGYYDAYYLKAQKVRTLIKQDFDQAFEKFDVLLSPAAPTPAFKFGEKSNPLAMYLSDITTVPINLAGIPAISVPAGFVNGLPIGMQLMGKHFNEGTLYRVAYTFEQNTTYHTLKPDLSEEVLTRGSR, encoded by the coding sequence ATGATATTTGAGAAATCCGTGAGTGAGCTTCATGAACTCCTTGTGCATAAAGAAGTTAGTGCCACGGAATTAACCAACGCTTACATAGAGCGAATTCATAATTTAGATAAAGATCTGCAAGCTTATTTAACAGTCTTAGAAAAAGAAGCTCAAGCCCAAGCCTCGGAAATCGATCGGAAGATCGCTCAAGGGGGAGAACTAGGGGCTTTAGAAGGCATTCCTATGGCTATGAAAGACAACATGTGTACCGAAGGAATACGTACAAGTTGTGCTTCCAAAATTCTTAAGGAGTTTTATCCTCCCTATGATGCAACAGTAACAACACGATTAAAGGATGCAGGAAGTATTCTTTTAGGTAAATTAAATATGGATGAGTTTGCTATGGGCTCTTCCACAGAGAATTCAGCCTATCTGAAAACACGAAATCCCTGGAAATTAGAATGTGTTCCAGGAGGTTCTTCCGGCGGTTCGGCGGTTTCCGTAGCGGCTGATTTGGCGGCCTTCTCCCTGGGATCTGATACCGGGGGATCGATTCGGCAGCCGGCTGCCTTTTGCGGGGTTGTTGGCCTTAAACCAACCTATGGAGCCGTATCCCGCTTTGGCCTCATAGCCTATGCCTCATCCCTCGATCAAATAGGCCCTCTAACAAAAACAGTAAGGGACAATGCCCTAGTGATGAATGCTATTGCCGGGTACGATTCTCAGGATTCCACCTCTGTTCGCTACGATAAACCTGATTATACAAAATTTCTGCTCAATGACATTAAAGGTTTAAAAATTGGCATACCCCGTGAATATTTCGGGGAAGGGATTGAGCCCGAGGTAGCTAAAGGGATTCAGGAAAGCATTGAAACGCTGCGTAATCTGGGAGCTGAAGTGAGCGAATGTTCTCTCCCCCACACGGAATACGCCATCCCGGCCTACTATTTGATTGCCACTGCCGAAGCCAGTTCCAACCTTGCCCGTTATGATGGTGTCCGCTACGGTTACCGGGCCCAAGCTGAAGATGTTTTGGGGATGTTTAGAAAAACCAGAGCAGAGGGATTCGGACAAGAGGTTAAGCGCAGAATCATGTTGGGAACCTATGCCTTAAGTTCCGGTTATTACGATGCTTATTATCTTAAAGCCCAAAAAGTTCGGACGTTGATCAAGCAAGATTTTGATCAGGCCTTTGAGAAATTTGATGTTCTGCTCTCTCCCGCTGCGCCCACGCCGGCTTTTAAATTCGGTGAGAAATCCAATCCACTGGCTATGTATTTATCAGATATCACAACAGTTCCCATTAATCTGGCAGGTATTCCGGCCATATCCGTACCTGCAGGTTTTGTGAATGGTCTGCCCATCGGCATGCAATTAATGGGCAAGCATTTCAATGAAGGGACGCTCTATCGAGTTGCCTATACCTTTGAGCAAAATACAACGTATCACACGTTAAAACCGGATCTTTCAGAGGAGGTGCTTACCCGTGGCAGTCGCTGA
- the gatB gene encoding Asp-tRNA(Asn)/Glu-tRNA(Gln) amidotransferase subunit GatB, with translation MAVADRYEMVCGLEVHVELQTKTKIFCGCTTEFGGEQNTHVCPVCLGMPGTLPVLNREVVNYAIRAGLALNCEIADFSKFDRKNYYYPDLTKNYQTSQYDLPICKNGGLEIEVDGVKKWIGITRAHMEEDAGKLVHSGETITTSDASSVDYNRAGVPLLEIVSEPDLRSIPEVLAYLEQLVQILEYTGVSDCRMEQGSVRFDVNVSLRPAGSTTFGTRTETKNLNSFSSVRRCMEYEVARQARVLDEGEEVVQETRTWDEGRGITLALRSKEEAHDYRYFPEPDLVPLVIDREWVEEIRKTLPELPRERRNRLQSLGLSAYDAAVLTQTKAMADYFDQGLAHGAEAKSLANWVMGDLTRLLNSNQCQIADSPVSAQKLVELVKLIDKGTLSGKIAKSVLEEMYSSGKDADQIVKEKGLAQISDEGALLGIIDQVIVANPQSVEDFHAGKERAIGFLVGQIMKATKGQANPGLVNQLLKERLAK, from the coding sequence GTGGCAGTCGCTGATCGTTATGAAATGGTTTGTGGCTTAGAAGTTCATGTGGAGCTTCAAACCAAGACGAAGATATTCTGTGGCTGTACTACCGAGTTTGGGGGGGAACAAAATACCCATGTCTGCCCTGTGTGCTTAGGTATGCCCGGAACCCTTCCGGTTTTAAACCGTGAAGTAGTCAATTATGCCATTCGTGCGGGATTGGCATTAAACTGTGAGATCGCTGATTTTTCTAAATTTGACCGCAAGAACTACTATTATCCCGATTTAACGAAAAACTATCAGACGTCTCAATATGACCTGCCAATTTGCAAAAATGGCGGCTTGGAAATTGAAGTTGACGGAGTTAAAAAGTGGATTGGGATTACCCGGGCACATATGGAAGAAGATGCTGGGAAACTTGTTCACAGCGGGGAAACTATTACGACTTCGGACGCCTCTTCCGTTGATTATAACCGGGCAGGAGTACCGCTTTTGGAGATTGTTTCCGAGCCTGACTTGCGTTCGATTCCGGAAGTTTTAGCCTATCTGGAACAGTTGGTCCAAATTCTGGAATACACTGGGGTTTCCGACTGCCGCATGGAACAAGGTTCGGTTCGCTTTGATGTCAATGTCTCCTTGAGGCCCGCAGGGTCAACAACCTTTGGAACCCGAACTGAGACAAAAAACCTTAATTCTTTCAGTTCAGTCCGACGCTGCATGGAATATGAAGTTGCCCGCCAGGCCCGTGTTCTTGATGAAGGGGAGGAAGTGGTTCAGGAAACCCGGACTTGGGATGAAGGCCGGGGAATTACCCTAGCATTGCGTTCCAAAGAAGAAGCTCATGATTACCGCTATTTCCCTGAGCCGGATCTCGTTCCCCTCGTAATAGACAGGGAGTGGGTAGAAGAAATTCGCAAAACATTGCCCGAACTTCCCAGAGAACGCCGGAACCGTTTACAGAGTTTAGGACTATCTGCTTACGATGCAGCAGTGCTTACGCAAACTAAAGCCATGGCCGACTATTTTGACCAGGGTTTAGCTCATGGTGCCGAGGCAAAGAGTTTAGCCAATTGGGTTATGGGGGATCTAACCAGGCTGCTGAACAGCAATCAGTGTCAAATAGCGGATTCGCCTGTTTCCGCCCAAAAGTTGGTGGAACTTGTAAAACTCATTGACAAAGGCACTTTGAGCGGCAAAATCGCCAAATCTGTTCTGGAAGAAATGTATTCTTCGGGCAAAGATGCTGACCAGATTGTCAAAGAGAAAGGGCTTGCTCAAATCAGTGATGAAGGAGCATTGCTCGGAATCATCGACCAGGTAATTGTCGCTAATCCCCAATCCGTAGAAGATTTTCACGCGGGTAAAGAGCGGGCTATTGGGTTCTTAGTGGGACAGATTATGAAAGCGACAAAAGGACAAGCTAATCCTGGTCTTGTTAATCAGCTGCTTAAGGAAAGATTAGCAAAGTAA
- the nifV gene encoding homocitrate synthase, producing MRHLTIVDTTLRDGEQTAGVVFSNQEKLRIARLLDEVGVHQIEAGVAVMGGDEKKAISEIAKLGLKASIMGWNRAVISDIEASLACGVDAVAISISTSDIHIEHKLMTTRDDVLERMVKATEFAKREGMYISVNAEDASRSDMDFLIRFAQEAKKAGADRLRYCDTVGILDPFTTYDNIKTLIEKTGLDVEMHTHDDFGMATANALAGAKAGASHVGVTVNGLGERAGNAALEEVVMALKFLLNTDMSFATERFVELSEYVARASGRMLPPWKSIVGSNMFAHESGIHADGALKNPRTYEAFSPEDVGLERQIVIGKHSGTASIKAKFKEYGKEISEEQAVEMLAKVRALAVDMKRSLFDKELVYIYGDMLKQKNQ from the coding sequence TTGAGACATTTAACGATTGTAGATACAACATTACGGGATGGAGAGCAAACGGCAGGAGTCGTATTTTCCAATCAAGAAAAATTGCGCATTGCTCGCTTACTCGATGAGGTAGGTGTTCATCAAATCGAAGCAGGGGTTGCCGTCATGGGCGGAGACGAAAAAAAAGCCATCAGCGAGATAGCAAAACTCGGTTTAAAAGCCAGTATTATGGGCTGGAATCGTGCGGTCATCTCGGATATTGAAGCATCTCTTGCTTGTGGAGTGGATGCGGTAGCCATTTCAATTTCCACGTCCGATATTCATATAGAACATAAACTTATGACCACCCGCGACGATGTACTGGAACGTATGGTTAAAGCGACAGAGTTTGCCAAAAGGGAAGGTATGTATATATCCGTCAATGCCGAAGATGCTTCCCGTTCCGATATGGATTTTCTGATCCGGTTTGCTCAGGAAGCTAAAAAAGCGGGTGCAGATCGTCTGCGTTATTGCGATACTGTTGGGATACTTGATCCCTTCACTACTTACGATAATATTAAAACGTTAATCGAGAAAACGGGGCTCGATGTTGAGATGCATACCCACGATGATTTTGGGATGGCCACGGCAAATGCTTTGGCTGGAGCTAAAGCAGGGGCTTCCCATGTTGGGGTCACTGTCAATGGATTAGGAGAACGCGCCGGTAATGCCGCTTTAGAAGAAGTGGTTATGGCTCTTAAGTTTTTACTCAACACTGATATGAGCTTTGCCACCGAACGATTTGTTGAACTTTCTGAGTATGTTGCTCGGGCTTCAGGCCGTATGCTTCCTCCTTGGAAGTCTATTGTAGGAAGCAACATGTTTGCCCATGAATCAGGAATTCACGCTGATGGGGCTTTAAAGAATCCCCGGACCTACGAAGCCTTCAGCCCGGAAGATGTCGGGCTAGAACGTCAGATTGTTATTGGCAAACACTCCGGAACTGCCTCGATTAAGGCAAAGTTTAAAGAATATGGCAAAGAAATTTCTGAGGAACAAGCAGTTGAAATGTTAGCTAAAGTACGTGCTTTGGCAGTGGATATGAAACGATCCTTATTTGATAAGGAACTTGTTTATATTTATGGGGATATGTTGAAACAAAAGAATCAATAA
- a CDS encoding isocitrate/isopropylmalate dehydrogenase family protein, giving the protein MTVKVTLIPGDGIGPEVSAATQKVITASQAPLDWEVVEAGEACIEKYGTPLPEHVLETIRRNKVAIKGPITTPVGKGFRSVNVALRQQLQLYANVRHLRNLPNVPSKYQDVDIVVVRENTEDLYAGIEHKVGNYAAESIKVITRDASERIGRYAFELARREGRKRVTIVHKANIMKLSDGLFLESIRHVARDFPEIECEDRIIDALCMNLVQVPEQFDVLVLPNLYGDIVSDLVAGLVGGLGVAPGANIGEMGAVFEAVHGSAPQIAGKNIANPLAMILSGIEMLKYLGFIKEAQRVEKGINDVLSHREYVTPDLGGTSGTQEMAMAIVESMK; this is encoded by the coding sequence ATGACAGTTAAGGTTACATTGATTCCCGGCGATGGGATAGGGCCTGAGGTAAGCGCCGCTACTCAAAAGGTAATAACCGCCAGTCAGGCACCTCTGGACTGGGAGGTTGTGGAAGCAGGAGAAGCTTGCATTGAAAAATATGGAACTCCTTTACCGGAGCATGTATTAGAAACAATTCGCCGCAATAAGGTTGCAATCAAAGGACCGATTACGACTCCCGTCGGTAAGGGTTTTCGCAGCGTAAATGTAGCCCTGAGGCAGCAACTGCAGCTTTATGCCAATGTAAGACATTTGCGAAATCTGCCTAATGTCCCGTCTAAGTATCAAGACGTCGATATAGTAGTTGTCAGGGAAAATACAGAAGACCTATATGCAGGCATTGAACACAAGGTTGGAAATTATGCCGCAGAATCCATTAAAGTGATAACACGTGATGCGTCAGAGCGCATAGGAAGGTACGCCTTTGAGCTTGCTCGGCGGGAAGGGCGTAAACGTGTGACGATTGTTCATAAAGCGAATATCATGAAGCTGAGTGATGGACTCTTTCTGGAAAGTATCCGCCATGTAGCCCGAGATTTTCCTGAGATTGAATGTGAGGATCGGATTATTGATGCTTTGTGCATGAACCTGGTGCAAGTTCCCGAACAGTTTGATGTATTAGTGCTGCCCAACTTATACGGAGATATTGTATCCGACCTTGTTGCGGGTTTAGTCGGAGGATTAGGAGTTGCTCCGGGGGCAAACATTGGTGAGATGGGGGCGGTTTTTGAGGCCGTTCATGGCAGCGCTCCACAGATTGCCGGCAAAAATATAGCCAACCCTTTAGCGATGATTCTTTCCGGAATTGAAATGCTGAAGTACTTGGGATTTATAAAAGAGGCTCAGCGAGTGGAAAAGGGTATTAATGATGTTTTAAGTCATCGAGAGTATGTCACTCCCGATTTGGGTGGAACCTCCGGCACTCAGGAAATGGCAATGGCTATTGTTGAAAGTATGAAATAA
- a CDS encoding acetyl-CoA hydrolase/transferase C-terminal domain-containing protein: MELSKEDAALIREEYQKKCVTADEAVKVIRSGDWVEFAWAASVAGLLDEALARRKDELYDVNLRGGVLLTPLACIESDPTGEHFTWNSWHLGGRERKWAQKGLAYYIPLKYSELPRYIRENLQTDVVAIQVAPMDEHGYFSFGVTVSHYAAAIEKARNVIVEVNEDMPRVHGGYDHMVHISKVDYIVEGGHRGLPVLPSAPASEIDRQIAAYVLPEIKDGACIQLGIGGMPNALGQMIAESDLKDLGIHTEMLVDGFVDMVEAGKVTGRCKNLDRGRMVYSFAAGTQKLYDFMRDNPSLAGYPVDYSNLPFIASQIDQLISINSALEIDLTGQVCSESAGPNIISGAGGQLDFVEAAYHSKGGKSFICLPSTFKDKQGTVHSRIKGLLTLGATVTDTRPTVQFVVTEYGKVNLKGLSTWQRAEALISIAHPDFREGLIEEAKKLGIWRKKSK; encoded by the coding sequence ATGGAATTAAGTAAGGAGGATGCAGCATTGATTAGGGAAGAGTATCAAAAGAAATGTGTTACGGCAGATGAAGCTGTAAAAGTGATTCGCAGCGGGGATTGGGTAGAGTTTGCTTGGGCCGCGAGCGTGGCCGGTCTGTTAGACGAAGCATTGGCCCGTCGTAAAGATGAGCTTTATGACGTGAATCTGCGCGGAGGCGTACTATTGACTCCCTTGGCCTGTATTGAGAGTGATCCAACGGGAGAACATTTTACCTGGAACAGCTGGCATCTTGGTGGACGGGAACGCAAATGGGCTCAAAAAGGTTTGGCCTATTATATCCCGCTAAAATATTCGGAATTGCCACGCTACATACGTGAAAATTTACAAACGGATGTAGTAGCTATTCAGGTCGCCCCCATGGATGAGCATGGCTATTTTAGTTTTGGCGTAACAGTCTCCCACTATGCTGCGGCGATTGAAAAGGCCCGCAATGTTATCGTTGAGGTTAACGAAGATATGCCTAGAGTCCATGGTGGATATGACCATATGGTGCATATTTCCAAAGTTGATTATATTGTTGAAGGCGGTCATCGTGGTCTGCCAGTCCTTCCATCGGCTCCTGCATCAGAGATTGACCGGCAAATTGCCGCCTATGTCCTGCCGGAGATTAAAGACGGAGCTTGTATCCAACTTGGTATTGGCGGGATGCCTAACGCCTTAGGACAGATGATAGCCGAATCGGATCTTAAGGACCTCGGAATTCACACAGAAATGTTGGTTGATGGGTTTGTCGATATGGTGGAAGCAGGGAAGGTCACCGGGAGATGTAAAAATTTAGACCGCGGCAGAATGGTATATTCTTTTGCAGCGGGTACACAGAAACTTTATGATTTTATGCGTGACAATCCATCTTTGGCCGGTTATCCTGTGGACTATTCCAACTTGCCTTTCATAGCTTCCCAGATTGACCAGCTGATTTCAATTAACAGCGCTTTGGAAATCGATCTGACGGGACAAGTTTGCTCAGAATCGGCCGGACCAAATATCATTAGCGGTGCCGGCGGCCAGTTGGATTTTGTGGAAGCTGCCTATCACTCTAAGGGCGGAAAAAGCTTCATTTGTTTGCCTTCCACCTTTAAAGATAAACAAGGAACTGTACACTCCAGAATTAAAGGGCTTTTAACTCTTGGGGCAACAGTTACGGATACGAGGCCAACCGTCCAATTTGTTGTCACTGAGTATGGCAAGGTTAACTTAAAGGGACTCTCAACCTGGCAGAGAGCAGAGGCCTTGATTTCAATTGCTCATCCTGACTTTAGAGAGGGTCTTATTGAAGAAGCTAAGAAATTAGGTATTTGGCGGAAAAAGTCCAAATAG
- a CDS encoding CPBP family intramembrane glutamic endopeptidase, which produces MVKKKEVRIPPRQPIWNIWQGLFLIALVTLLEFPLGWLETPKDLASVNGVLRFLGVGFGDVFLYISVIWIFMRLIRRPFSDLGFVKAEKRFILLGLAAGFFLFFSIGLLGNELTKILGIPAPQSFAIAVKGANYSWEFALLTLLGGIIAPIKEEMLFRGLIYPPLREAHGKGKGIVLTGMFFAMLHFDLIRFLPLFLGGIVLTWLYERSSSIWPSVVAHGTWNILMALALWIQRY; this is translated from the coding sequence ATGGTTAAAAAGAAAGAGGTTCGAATTCCCCCACGACAACCTATCTGGAACATATGGCAAGGCCTGTTTTTAATAGCATTAGTTACACTTTTAGAATTTCCCCTTGGCTGGCTGGAAACTCCTAAAGATCTGGCTTCAGTAAACGGAGTTTTAAGATTTTTAGGGGTAGGATTTGGGGATGTATTTCTATACATTAGTGTTATTTGGATTTTTATGCGCCTCATTCGCCGTCCTTTTTCAGACTTGGGTTTTGTAAAGGCTGAAAAACGATTTATTTTGTTAGGACTTGCGGCTGGATTTTTTCTGTTTTTTAGTATTGGTCTCTTAGGGAACGAATTGACAAAAATCTTGGGTATACCAGCGCCGCAGAGTTTTGCCATTGCGGTTAAAGGGGCAAACTATTCTTGGGAATTCGCTCTTCTTACCTTATTGGGAGGAATCATAGCACCCATTAAAGAAGAAATGCTTTTTCGCGGATTAATCTACCCGCCGCTGCGAGAAGCTCACGGGAAGGGCAAAGGAATAGTCCTGACCGGAATGTTTTTTGCGATGTTACATTTTGACCTAATACGGTTTTTACCCTTATTTCTGGGAGGAATTGTCCTTACATGGTTATATGAACGCTCTTCCAGTATATGGCCGTCAGTTGTAGCACACGGGACATGGAATATTTTGATGGCTCTTGCCCTTTGGATACAGCGTTATTAG
- a CDS encoding ABC transporter ATP-binding protein, giving the protein MDSVLIKTHGLTKRYGAVPVVKGLDLEVKSGEIFGFLGPNGAGKTTTIKMLTGLLDPSEGEALICNYDISKQPTQAKSLMAYVPDQPKLYGKLSAREFLYLISALYRVPKEVMKERAEQLLSLFGLQDRADELLEGYSHGMRQKVVLASALIHQPKVILLDEPTVGLDPGSARLLKDVLQEMARQGAAIFVSTHILEIAERMCHRVGILKDGLLIAQGSPEELRKKVGREGESLEDIFLELTGGHENAELIKGLEEG; this is encoded by the coding sequence TTGGATTCTGTTTTAATCAAGACTCATGGATTGACGAAAAGGTATGGGGCGGTCCCTGTGGTAAAAGGGCTTGATTTAGAAGTTAAAAGCGGTGAAATATTTGGCTTCTTGGGGCCTAATGGTGCCGGGAAAACAACGACAATTAAAATGTTGACGGGTTTGCTGGACCCTAGTGAAGGCGAGGCCTTAATCTGTAACTATGATATTAGTAAACAGCCAACTCAAGCTAAGTCTCTAATGGCCTATGTACCTGATCAGCCAAAATTATATGGTAAGCTTTCGGCGCGGGAGTTCTTGTACCTTATTTCTGCCCTTTATAGAGTTCCTAAGGAAGTCATGAAAGAGAGGGCGGAACAACTGTTGAGTTTGTTCGGACTTCAAGATCGTGCGGATGAGTTGCTGGAAGGCTATTCTCATGGCATGCGTCAAAAGGTGGTATTGGCCTCGGCTCTTATCCATCAGCCCAAGGTAATTCTTCTCGATGAGCCTACCGTCGGCCTTGATCCGGGAAGTGCTCGTTTACTTAAAGATGTTCTGCAGGAAATGGCTCGCCAAGGAGCTGCTATTTTTGTCTCCACCCATATACTGGAGATTGCAGAAAGGATGTGCCATCGCGTAGGTATTCTTAAAGATGGCTTGCTGATTGCTCAAGGCAGTCCTGAAGAGCTGCGGAAGAAGGTTGGACGCGAAGGAGAAAGCCTGGAAGATATCTTCTTAGAGCTTACAGGCGGTCATGAAAATGCTGAACTGATTAAGGGTCTGGAGGAGGGCTGA